The Nocardioides sp. S5 genome includes a window with the following:
- a CDS encoding alpha/beta fold hydrolase yields MRLHTREWGSGDRVAVLVHGMMGESRQFWEIGPALADRGYRAIAVDLPGHGHSGQCLDGGMSAFVDSLVESVPPRPALAIGQSLGGMVVAGALERLEPARVVYVDIPFQPLDSDAQPRDADTLAALFERARAGRTASRLAQTRTWWKQRDREIEEEAARLFDVASAVALELAEEWDDITPPTAAIPSLLIHADPSEYVSANRVHELRALGFAVHGVKGAGHSVWYGFYDEYMAVLDAWLADSAAH; encoded by the coding sequence GTGCGACTGCACACGCGCGAATGGGGCAGCGGCGATCGCGTTGCCGTTCTGGTGCACGGGATGATGGGCGAGTCCCGCCAGTTCTGGGAGATCGGCCCTGCCCTGGCCGACCGGGGCTACCGCGCGATCGCAGTCGACCTCCCGGGCCATGGTCATTCCGGCCAGTGTCTCGACGGGGGCATGAGCGCCTTCGTGGACAGCCTCGTCGAGTCGGTGCCGCCACGACCGGCCCTGGCCATCGGCCAGTCCCTCGGCGGCATGGTGGTCGCAGGTGCCCTTGAGCGTCTGGAGCCGGCCCGCGTGGTCTACGTGGACATCCCCTTCCAGCCACTCGACTCGGACGCGCAACCGCGGGATGCCGACACCTTGGCTGCCCTGTTCGAGCGGGCCAGGGCGGGCAGGACGGCTTCGAGGCTCGCCCAGACCAGGACCTGGTGGAAGCAACGCGATCGTGAGATCGAGGAGGAGGCCGCCCGCCTCTTCGACGTCGCGAGCGCGGTCGCGCTGGAGCTGGCAGAGGAGTGGGACGACATCACGCCTCCTACCGCTGCGATCCCGTCGCTGCTCATCCATGCCGACCCGAGTGAGTACGTGTCAGCGAACCGCGTCCATGAGCTCAGGGCACTGGGCTTCGCGGTGCACGGCGTGAAGGGCGCGGGACACAGCGTCTGGTACGGCTTCTACGACGAGTACATGGCCGTCCTGGACGCATGGCTCGCCGACAGCGCAGCGCACTGA
- a CDS encoding DUF6228 family protein, producing MEQVVMGDVRTALVFSDPDDASEAPAHHLSVTIAGPDLRASRQVYEGYDEGFTSLARYFADLATNWRGWNGSRDYESVEGDLRIQADHDGHVNLHVLLWESTVPGGWKVEAEIRLDAGEALTAAAKDLAALVRARLT from the coding sequence ATGGAGCAGGTGGTCATGGGAGACGTTCGCACGGCGCTGGTCTTCTCCGACCCCGACGATGCGTCGGAGGCCCCGGCTCACCACCTCTCAGTCACCATCGCGGGCCCCGACCTCCGCGCGTCGCGGCAGGTCTACGAGGGGTACGACGAAGGTTTCACCAGCCTGGCTCGCTACTTCGCCGATCTGGCCACGAACTGGCGAGGGTGGAACGGAAGTCGGGACTACGAGTCCGTCGAAGGCGATCTGCGCATCCAGGCGGATCACGATGGCCACGTCAACCTCCACGTGTTGCTGTGGGAGTCGACAGTGCCTGGAGGGTGGAAGGTGGAGGCCGAGATACGCCTGGATGCCGGGGAGGCACTCACGGCCGCCGCCAAGGACCTCGCTGCACTCGTGAGGGCGCGGCTGACCTGA
- a CDS encoding HNH endonuclease signature motif containing protein, which produces MIEVLEAGAEAGADALGPAALLASIRASRSIENTEAARQLDLAARWADLHPPESIHTAASFTVAGCEHEEPIAGPGTPLIAEFCVAELGTVLGITSVSAKKLIGHALELRHRLPRLWSQVHSGRVPAWRARAVAEVTIHSTPELTVEAAGFVDTQVAAVAGKIGPAQLDRLVAETIKRYDLAGVDPAADPEDGYLHVDPRHVTIHDEDVHFAGTVRLEAEIDLADGLDLHHALAHGAATQKALGSEESLDARRAKALGDLARTQTALDLLQHGDAGATDADGLPVAREVVLHAHFDATISGDTTVFERTGRLEEGQRLLLLEQLRSWCADSRTKITVKPVIDLNQEKCSPGYDIPDRIREHVVLRDRTCVFPFCGRPARGCDVDHVIEYDHDAEAEGRPQPGPTETENLGALCRFHHRLKTHTAWRYRMTAPGVFEWTSPHGHRYQRDRTGTTALDPPDPGPPRIPRPRR; this is translated from the coding sequence ATGATCGAGGTACTTGAAGCAGGAGCAGAGGCCGGGGCAGACGCCCTCGGCCCCGCAGCCCTGCTCGCCTCGATCAGGGCCTCTCGCTCGATCGAGAACACCGAAGCCGCCCGCCAGCTCGACCTCGCCGCCCGTTGGGCAGACCTCCACCCGCCCGAGTCCATCCATACGGCCGCCTCGTTCACGGTTGCCGGTTGTGAGCACGAGGAGCCCATCGCCGGACCGGGTACGCCGCTGATCGCGGAGTTCTGCGTCGCCGAGCTCGGCACCGTCCTGGGCATCACGAGCGTGTCGGCGAAGAAGTTGATCGGCCACGCCCTCGAGCTGCGCCACCGCCTTCCCCGACTGTGGTCGCAGGTCCACTCCGGACGCGTCCCCGCCTGGCGCGCCCGGGCCGTCGCCGAGGTGACCATCCACTCGACCCCGGAGCTGACGGTCGAAGCAGCCGGGTTCGTCGACACCCAGGTCGCCGCCGTCGCCGGAAAGATCGGCCCCGCCCAGCTCGACCGCCTCGTCGCGGAGACCATCAAGCGCTACGACCTTGCAGGCGTCGACCCGGCCGCGGACCCTGAGGACGGGTACCTCCACGTCGACCCCCGGCACGTCACGATCCACGACGAGGACGTGCACTTCGCCGGGACCGTGCGGCTGGAGGCAGAGATCGATCTCGCCGACGGGCTCGACCTCCACCACGCCCTTGCCCACGGGGCGGCGACGCAGAAGGCCCTCGGTTCCGAGGAGTCGTTGGATGCCCGTCGCGCGAAGGCGCTGGGTGACCTCGCGCGTACGCAGACCGCTCTCGACCTCCTCCAGCACGGCGATGCTGGCGCGACGGACGCCGACGGACTCCCGGTCGCGCGGGAGGTCGTGCTCCACGCCCACTTCGACGCCACCATCTCGGGCGACACCACCGTCTTCGAGCGGACCGGTCGGCTGGAGGAAGGGCAGCGACTCCTCCTGCTCGAGCAGCTCAGGTCCTGGTGCGCCGACTCCCGCACGAAGATCACGGTCAAGCCGGTCATCGACCTCAACCAGGAGAAGTGCTCGCCCGGTTACGACATCCCGGACCGGATCCGTGAGCACGTGGTCCTCCGCGACCGCACCTGCGTCTTCCCATTCTGTGGCCGTCCAGCCAGGGGTTGCGACGTCGACCACGTCATCGAGTACGACCACGACGCCGAGGCGGAAGGTCGGCCACAGCCCGGCCCCACGGAGACCGAGAACCTCGGTGCCTTGTGTCGGTTCCACCACCGCCTCAAGACCCACACCGCCTGGCGCTACCGGATGACCGCGCCCGGAGTCTTCGAGTGGACCAGCCCTCACGGCCACCGCTACCAACGGGACCGCACCGGCACCACCGCGCTCGACCCACCCGACCCAGGTCCACCCCGGATCCCGCGACCTCGAAGATGA
- a CDS encoding IS110 family transposase, giving the protein MSDVSVEEQVLDGPGVVVGVDTHQLVHVAAVIDARLGRLADREFPATRAGFGELVSWAATYGPVLAVGVESTGSYGAGLTRHLLTHGAGAFEVFEVNRPERATRVRHGKSDPLDAYSAAEQVLAGRASGRPKVKTGIVEAIRVIKVPRDAAVKNRTAAYSQLRDLITAASGRLHDDLIGLSGKKRVAKVLAMRPDPSRVADPDHAVRHALRALARRIAYLDGEIAEADKHLATLVQQACPSLLAMAQVGVQTAAQLAISTGENIDRMRSEASFAKLVGVAPLPASSGKTRRHRLNPGGDRQANSALYMITVGRMGRHEETRAYVERRRAEGLSTPEIIRCLKRHLARSVYRALRTDLMTT; this is encoded by the coding sequence ATGAGTGATGTGTCTGTTGAAGAACAAGTTCTTGATGGGCCCGGCGTGGTGGTGGGTGTTGACACCCACCAACTGGTCCATGTCGCGGCCGTGATCGACGCTCGCTTGGGCAGGCTGGCAGATCGTGAGTTCCCCGCGACCAGGGCTGGCTTTGGCGAACTGGTGTCGTGGGCCGCGACCTACGGTCCGGTCCTCGCGGTCGGAGTGGAGTCGACCGGTTCCTACGGTGCGGGGCTGACCCGCCACCTGCTCACTCACGGGGCGGGTGCGTTCGAGGTGTTCGAGGTCAACCGGCCGGAAAGGGCCACCCGGGTCAGACACGGCAAGTCCGACCCGCTCGACGCCTACTCGGCAGCCGAGCAGGTCCTGGCCGGGCGCGCGAGCGGTCGGCCGAAGGTCAAGACCGGGATCGTGGAGGCGATCCGCGTGATCAAGGTCCCCCGCGATGCGGCGGTCAAGAACCGCACCGCCGCGTACAGCCAGCTGCGTGACCTGATCACCGCTGCATCCGGGCGCCTTCACGACGACCTGATCGGGCTGAGCGGGAAGAAACGGGTAGCCAAAGTCCTGGCCATGCGCCCCGACCCGAGCCGGGTCGCTGATCCCGACCACGCGGTGCGCCATGCACTACGAGCGCTGGCGCGACGCATCGCCTACCTCGACGGCGAGATCGCTGAGGCCGACAAGCACCTGGCGACCCTCGTGCAACAGGCCTGCCCGTCCTTGCTTGCCATGGCCCAGGTCGGAGTCCAGACCGCCGCCCAGTTGGCGATCAGCACTGGCGAGAACATCGACCGGATGCGGTCCGAAGCCAGCTTCGCCAAGCTCGTCGGGGTTGCTCCGCTTCCCGCCTCTTCCGGCAAGACCCGCCGCCACCGACTCAATCCCGGGGGCGACCGCCAAGCCAACTCCGCGCTCTACATGATCACCGTCGGACGGATGGGCCGCCACGAGGAAACCCGCGCCTACGTCGAGCGACGGCGCGCCGAAGGACTATCCACCCCCGAGATCATCCGCTGCCTCAAACGCCACCTCGCCCGCAGCGTCTACAGAGCCCTCCGAACAGACCTCATGACCACTTGA